The genomic interval TCCACCACTGCAGCCAACCTGACCCTCATGGCTCTGAAACTGGCCTGTGAGTTCCTCTGCAAAGGCGGATGGTTTATCACCAAGGTTTTTCGTTCCCGGGACTACCAGCCTCTTCTCTGGATCTTCCAGCAGTTCTTCCACAAGGTTCAGGCTACCAAGCCACAAGCCTCGCGCAATGAGTCTGCTGAGATCTTCGTGGTGTGCCAGGGTGAGCGGCCGTAGGGACTTCTTGTCGCTTCGAGCACTGAATTGAGGCTTGGGGAAACCCACTGGCCTTTGATTTCTATCACTCCAGGTTATCAGGCTCCAGATAAAATTGACAGCAAGTTCTTTGACCCGAAATATGCCTTCAAGGAGGTGGAGGTTCACGCTAAGTCTGTTAGCGAGCTTGTCAGCAAGAAAAAGCCAAAGGTATGAGGAGGGTGCTCTGCTGGGGTGGGCTGAGACTCATCAGGGATCTGTCCCATGCTAAGAACCAAGCATGAGAGAGCCTCTGGctctattcctttttctttattttgctcaTCCTGGCAAACAGTCTGATGTTTATGGGACAGATGGACGAGGAAGCTTGGTTTTAGCAGCTGAGTGTGGAAAGCAGAGGTGGATGGTTAAGCAGGCGTGCTGGCAGGTGAAAAGCTGCAGGAGTGTGGTAGCAGGGTGCTGGGCAACCGGTTTGTTTCGCTGTGCATTGTGGCCAAACAAGTAAAAGGAGGTAGAACTTGGGGCCAAAGAGAGCGTAATACGAAAAGATatccagaaaaatgaaaggtcTGGGGTGTAAGGTGCATGAAATAGCCAGGATTAGGGAGGTTTATGCATTTAGAAGGTGATGCAGTGCTGGAGAAATGACAGACAAGTTGTGAGGCTGAGATGGATCAGTCAAACTCTCTCTTGCAACAGCTGGCCACTCGGTTTGTGAGTCTGTGAGGTGTTTTTAGGacacagaacactgaaaacTCTGCTAAGCAGCCTCAGCTGGCTGTGGAGCTTCACGAACCCTCACTGTCATCACCTCTATGTTAGGTGAGGCTGTAGGTGGCATCCTAGAGCTGGCCCCGTACTCAGCAGGCAGGTGGGGGCTGTTCTTGTTCCTGGGTTGCGTAGGCATGTTTATGTAGGCTGCTGCAACAACGTGTGATTAGATTGAATTGTTAACATGTGGGAGATGGCTGAAAGCTGTCTTGTACCTTAAACAATGCCTTCCTCCTGTAGGCTGAAGGCTATGCAGATGGTGACACCACTCTCTACCACCGCTTCACCCTGATGGACTTCCTCAAGGCTCCCAACCCTGTGGACTTCCTCTCCAAAGCCAACGAGGTGAGTGCCTGTGAGACAGACTTTGGTGGCCCCAGAAACAGATCTGCACGAGCACAGAGCCATGAGAAGGGCGTCCTGCAGGGGTCCTGGTCCTATTCCTGCAGAAAGGAGGCAGGACAAAAGCAGGGACTCAGAAATCACAGTCTCATCACTCTTCATCCAGATCAcgctgggggatggagagctggaGAATCACAGTTCCACCACAGAGGAGCTGCGTCAGTGCTGCAAGGACATCCGTGTGCTGGGGCGTAAGGAGCTCAGGTACTGGGGGAACTGGGCAAGGGGCAAGGCATCACGCTGGGCCTAGAGGGGTGATTCTAACAGGTTTTTCCTTGCATAGAGCCCTGCTGAACTGGAGGACAAAACTGAGGCGATTCTTGACCAAAAAGCTGAAAGAGCAGGCGAAGGAGCTGGATATCAAgtaagagcagcacagctgccccatGGCACCAGTGTGGTAGGAAGGGGCTGCCACCAGGAAAGGTTCTGTGACCTCCGTCCTTTTGGCAGCCTGAGCTCTGGCGAAGAGGAGGAAGgccgggaggaggaggaggagacatCACCAAAAGCTGCAGCTGATGAGGTGGcgaaagaggaagaggaggaggtggagctGGCATTAGCGGAGATGAAGGCtaaggagctggcagagctgaaaAGGTAAAAGCAGCTCAGCCAAGGAGAAACGGGGGATCGTTGTGCTAAAGTTGCACGAAGGGTCTGGGCAGTGGTGTCAGGGTCTGCCTCTCTGTTCATAGGGGATTGGGTCTGGGGTTCTTGGGGTCCTCTGCTTCTCCAAGCTGATGTGGGCTCTCTTTGCCCCAAAACTGGGACCCCCTCATGGTGGAGTGACTCCTGCTGTGCCCTTCATCCTCAGAGAGATAAGGCTCGAGTGTGGCAGTGGATGAGCTGCTGGGAGTGCAGCCTcattcctttgcctttttttttttccaggaaaaagaagaaaatcctgaaGGAGCAGCGGAAGCAGCGCGAGCGTGTGGAGCTGAAGATGGACCTCCCTGGCGTCTCCATCGCTGACGATGGCGATACCAGCATGTTCTCCCTCCAGACCATCCAGAGGACCCAGGTGTGTGACTGGAGCAGCCCAAGCTCCGGAGCCACAGTGGTGGGACTGATGTGGGCACGTGGCAGGCAGGCTTAAACTCTTGACTCTGCTGTCCCCTGTATTGCAGCTGCTGAACGAGGTGGCCCGGGGAGACATGGCGTCAGCAGATGCCCTGCTGGAGATGAGACCTGGGGATGATGACATCTGTGTCTCAGATGCAGATGATGAGGATGATGTGTCCCTGGCCAGCGATTTGGACCCAGAGGAGCTGGTTGAGATAGAGGCCCGTCAGCGCCGGCTGGAGCGCGAGAGACGAGAGCAGGGTGTGAAGAggtgagagctgggctgggctcaGGACAGGACAGGAGCTCCCTTAAGAGCAAATGCAGAGACTGGCCTTTGGCActggtcctgctgctgtcacagggaGAAGCCTAaggtggaagaggaggaggacgaggaggaggaagaggagaatcCTCTGCTGGTGCCTCTGGAGGAGaaatcagtgctgcaggagcgGCAGACCAGCCTGTGGTTTGGGAAGGTGAGTTCCAGCgtgtcagaaatgaaatgctacAACAGCCTCAGCCCTAACAGTTCCCCCTGTGCCCCCTGACCCACTGCTCCCTGTCCCCAGGATGCTTTTGCTGGCATTGAGGATGATGCAGATGAGGACCTGGAGCTGGGGCAATCACAAATGTTGGCTGAAAGACAGCGTGAATCCCAGACAGGTTAGTGGGGGCTGCATTGCTGTGGGGACACAGAAGGACAGCCTCGTATCCCTTTCTGGGGCACTGGGTCAAACTGCAATGTGaacactgctctgagcaggcaGAGATGTTCAGAAGTTGCTTTCCTGTCTGTATTATTGCACAGTTAATGAATCAGCACTAGAGCAGCATTAACGAGCTGCGTCTCTATGGGATAGGCTTGCAGTGGGGCATGCCTCATCCTCTGGTTCCTTTTTCCCAGGCAAAACAAAGAAGAAGGGACAGAAGAAGAAGGTTCCCCAGGAGGATGCTGTAGCTgagccccaggctgcagcagacaCAGGAGCTGACACTGCTgaagcagaggctgagcagagcagtgatgacagcagcagcagcgatgAGGAAGGGTGAGGTGCAGACTGAATATTGTGCTGTCGtggagagcagggaggtgaggaCACTGACTGCTCTCTTCTCCTCCTTGCAGCCCTCCAGCACCAGTGGGGAGAAAGCGGGGCCTGGTTGAGCCATGTGGCTTTGAGGTGGTGCCCATTGAGGACCCAGGTGAGTGGAGAGTGCTGTGTATTCCAGGTGATGTCATGTGGGTCTCTTTTCGGTGAAGGAGGGTCCGGCCCTTCACTGGGGTGGGAGGGCTGCTTGTTGCTCTCTGGATTTGGGGCTGTTTGCCAAGCTTTAAtctctctgtgtgctgcagtgaagAAAGCACGTGTCCTGGATGCAGAGGGCCTTGCACTTGGCTCCATCATTGCCACCTCCAAAAAGGCCAAACGGGACTTCATTGATGATTCTTTTAACAGGTGCgtgcagctgtgggtgctggaggggaAACAGAATTCATTCTCCTCCTTAGAGTAGATTTAGTCTACgtattaggaagaaatgcttgactgtgagggtggtgggacgctggaacaggttacccagccaggttgtggatgccccctccctgtaagcattcaaggctggatggggctgtgagcaacccgGGTCTAGAGGcaagtgtccctgcctatagcaggggattggaagtaggtgatcttaagggtcccttccaacccaaaccattctatggtaGGTGTATCAAGGGACCTGGCTGCGACCCCACAGTTCGCCTGGTTTCCCCTTTCTTGCAGGTATTCCTTCaatgaggaggaaggagagctgCCAGAATGGTTCACcgaggaggagaagcagcaccGGCGCAAGCAGATCCCCCTGGACAGACAGACAGTGGAGGAATATCGGCAGCGCTGGCGCCAAATCAACGCCCGCCCCATCAAGAAGGTGGCAGAGGCCAAAGCTCGGAAGAAGCGGCGGGTGAGTggcgctgtgctgctgccttgggTGCTTggtccccagctctgctccccattGTCTCTGACCCTTTGCTGTCCCCacagatgctgaagaaaatggagcagatgaagaagaaagCGGAGGCCGTGGTGAGCACGGTGGATATCTCAGAGCGGGAGAAGGTGGCCCAGCTGCGGCGGTGAGTGGTGAAGCTGGGACCCGGATCGTTTGTGGTCACAAAAGCCCATCCTGCAGGGCATGTTGAACCAGCTGGGTTGGGTATGGGgtgggctgagggctgggagAGCCCCATCTTGGGGCGCAGCGGGGGATGAGACCTGATACTGGTCTGGAGATGTGTGCCAAAGCCGCTTCCTGCAGCAGTCCCTCTCTGAGGATCTGTCccatctttcccttcctcctgcagcatcTACAAGAAGGCTGGGCTGGGCAAGGAGAAGCGGCAGGTCACCTACCTGGTGGCTAAGAAGGGTGTAGGACCCCGGGTGCGCCGCCCCCCCGGAGTCAAGGGGCAATTCAAGGTCGTCGACAGCCGCCTGAAGAAGGATGTGAGGGCTCAGAAACgcaaagagcagaagaaacgCCGCAAGTGATGTGGGAGCAGCTCCAATGGGGGGCCTGGTTTGGGGCACCGGGCAGAGCTGGCTCCTGCCCTCCCAACTCCACCTCTCAACTCGACCTGCTGTTCCCCAGTGCGGGAAAAGGGCTGGGACTGAGCCCTACCAGTGCCTTCATGTGACATCACCTCCTGTCCTGCTGTGGGGCACCGAGAGTTGGTTTGACCTCAGCCCTGTAGGGTTGATCTCGTGCCTGTGCTGGCCTGTGGGGCTGCACCTCCAGGTTTGTCACTTGCTGGTTCTGTTGGGATGCTGCTCGGACTGTTGCACTGCAGAGGTGGCATGGGCATCCTTTCAGCCTTTGCTGTCCCCACGCTGGTGACAAAATGACTAAAGttgtggagctgtgggtgctgggcagTGTTTGGCCTTCACAGAACTCTTCATTTATGACAGAAATAAACTCTTCTGAGGATGGAGCGGGCTGTGTGCCGCATCTTAGCAAGTAGAGGAGCTGCTACCCTCCTTTCCTCACCTCAGCACATCTCAATTTATCTCTGGCTGAACCTGAGCTGATtcaccctgcagccagcagcccagcacagcccccagccagCCCCATCACCCTCTCCAAGGGGGGAACACAGCatataaagagagaaaaggaaatacttaAGAAAATACTCTTTATTTAGACCCAGGGCAGTGGCTGGAGGGACTGTGGCCTCTCTTCTCCTTTAATCATCACTCAGATATGTCGTAGCATTATCCTCAGGCACCTGCACTGTTAGTGGAAGGGGAGGGGGCCAGGGGCTCTGTGCACTGCTCCCATGGGTAGGTGCACCATGCTGTCCCCATAAAATCAGGGCAGGGGGTGCAGAGCAGTGAGTTGTCCCTGTGCCCAGTGTGCCTCAGCTGTGGCTCCACTGGATGTTGGTAGGGCAGGAGCTGCACGGGATGGGGAGAGGCTGCCGAGTTGTGCAGTGGTGCTGGTGGAGCTGCCCCCTGCAGGGCCGGTGGGAGCAGAGACCTTGGGCAGAGTCCTGGTTCTTGGCTGAGGGAATCAAGGTGCATAGATGGGATCAGCTGCTAGACGTGGAACTCCTCTAGAAATTCTCCTTTGCCTGTCTGTCAGcctcttcaaaacaaaacagaggtgTGTTATGAGAGGAGAGCCGCTCTGCcccctcctccagctcctgtccctgggggtcctgatgaaGGGATGGCCCCTCAGCCCCTACCTGAGCTGCAAGGAGCGCTGTAGGCAGCATCCGTGCGGtcacctgcagcaggagcagggaaatgGGCTCAATGAGCTGCTCCCATTAACGAGCCACAGCTGGTCAGTGTGAACAGTGTCTGGTTTGGGGCTCCAGGGCAGCTCACCTGTCTCATAGTAGTCATACAGCATCACGGTTGCAGGCTGGAGGTTCCTCACTGGGAAGTCCTGTGTGGCTGCAAAGCTGAAGGTCTCCTCCTCCTTTGTCAGCTGGGGGATAACCCGAGGGTGAGGCACAGCCACGTCCCACCACCCCAGTGTCATCCCTGTGCTCGCAGCACTGCTGCTATTGCCACCCATCTCACCTGATCCAGGTAAATGGTCACCTGGTCGCTCTGCACCTCCACCTTCTTCACCAGTTTCTGCCTCTTCAGCTGGGGAATGGGGagagcagggctcagcaccATGTGGGCAACCCTCTGTCCCCGTGCTGGGTCCCAGTGTGCAGAGGGACAGCAGGGACCTCTCACCTCTACCACTGAGCTCTTGTCTGGGATGTAGCCTGATGGCAACTTGGCCTCGATGACAACCATGTTGGTGGCAGCACGATTTCCAGTGtatctggaaaaggaaaggcagagcCTCGCATTGAGGCTGGGGGCTGTTTGGCCCCCACCAAACCCTCGGGGTGACCCCAAACCGTACCGTGCCCGGAGGAGGAGGCGGAAGTGGGTGCTGGCATCACTTGTGCACGTTTTGGGTTCTGTCTCTACACTGAGGTCAAACGTCCCTGCGCTGGGAGGCGGTGGCATGTTGTAGCGCAGCGTCACCTGGAGTGAAACAGAAGGTTAAGGCCACCTGGAAGGTGACACGCATGCATAGAGACCCCGTGCTGTACCCACCTGCaccagagcacagccctgcccgTGGGTTTTCACCCCGTACAGCCCTGGCAGATcatgcagggctgcctgctgcagcaccagtcTGTTGCTGGCTTCCAGCATGAAGTCCTGCTTGGAGCCCGTCGGGGCTGTCACCGTCACTGCTAAGTTCCCGTTGTCGCTGTATGTCAGGGTGGCATACTTGGCCAAAGCTTGCAGGGCCACCACAGTGTCCTAGGCAAGAAGCACCGAGTTGGGGTCACCCCAAGTTGCAGCTGGTGGcatcccagccctgtgctgggagaACCTGTGGTGGTACCTGGGTGGAAGCAAAGCCTCCGTAGgggttttgctgtttgctgagcCAGCGGACGATCTGGGAGGCTTTGGCCAGGTCAGCACGGGACACCTGGGGCTGGGTCAGGTACGCCAGGAGGACATAAGCTGTCATCTCCACCTCTGCTGGCGCAGCCTCAGCCCAGGGGGACTCGGTGGACAgagctttctccttcctcttccagaaGAGCAGCCCCTCTGGGAAGAAAGGGTGGAAGGGAAGTCCCCAGTTCCCAGCTCAGGGTGGGAGTCCCAGGTGGGATGGAGTGGCTCAGAGGTACCTGTGCTGGTGCCACGCTGCAGCAAGCTCTGCAGCCGggcttgctgctgctcctcacgCCCTGCCAGTCCACAAACATATGCCAGCAGTGCCTCGGTGTAGAGGTTGTCAGTGCTTGACGCCTCCAAGCATTTCAGGGCTGAGCTCACAGTTGGGTCCTGCAGTGGAAAAGGGGACACTGAGCAGCCAGGAACGCCCCACGGATGTGGACATCACCCAAAGGAGGATTTCTGCCCAGTTACAGCAGCATGGCCTGGTGCATCCAGACCTTAGTGCTGGGCTGGTCCCATGTGCCAGCACCTGACCCCAACCCCACAGGGTTATCCTCACCGTTGGGGACATCCCCAGTTCCAGCAGCGCAGCCGTGACATAAGCAGACAGCGAGAGTTCATCCGATACACCACCCTGCAAAGAGACAGCTTTGTCTGTGCCACCTCCAGCCATGTGTCCCCACGTCACCCCATCCCACTCAGTCCTCACCTGCAGGGCGTTATTGAAGAGCTTGCCCACGCTGCGGAAGCATCCTGactccttctgctgcttctgcaaccAGTGCTGCGCGTCCGTGATGTGCCGCTCCTCGATGGCCACAAAGGCTCTTGCTTGCCCAAAGGACTTGAGAACGAATGCTGTCAACCTGCAAGGTGTCAGAGGGAGGGCAGCAAGGGGGACGAATGGGGATTTGGTGGCAAGAGGAGGTGATAGGGATGGCACCGCGCTGCCCCATGCCATGCGGACCCTCACCAGGTGTTGCCGCTCTCATCTCCCTCCCCAAAAGCGCTGTAGGAGCCGTCGCTGTGTTTGTAGAGCAGCTCTCTCTGGTAGCCTGCGCAGAGATGGGGATGGCTATTGGCACATCTGCCTCTGGGGGGACCGCAGAGGATGCCCACCCCTGTGTGCaggtatgaaatggggagggaggcaggggTTCCTGCTGGTAGCAGGGAGGTCGGGAGGAGGACGCTGACCGCTCTGCAGGAAGCCCTGCGCCTTGGCACGGATGTCGGAGTTCATCTGCCCGCTCTTCTCCAGGTACTGCTGGATGTAGATGTTGGGGGCGAAGCGCACCATGTTCTGCTCCCCACAGCCGTAGGGCATGGCCAGGAGGCGGTCCACGTTCTGCAGCGCGTTGCCCATGATGTCGCCTGCGTGCACCCCGTACCCCATCCCATCAATTTTGGGGGCATCTCACTTCCAGCTGAGACTTCTGCACCTCGTTTCCATCCCTTACCCATCACACTGACGTGAGCTCGCTGGGAGCCCTCCAAGATGTTGGCAGGAAGCTCTAGGGACACTTCTTCAGAggctgtggggatggagggTGATGGCAATGGGGCGGCAGTGGATATGGCCCCACATCACCCTCGTCCACCCCTTGATGCTTCATCCCTCTATGGACTCCATGAGCCAAGTGACCCATGTCCATGGCTCCTCCAGCTTGGTGTCCCTCATGCCAGCAGCCCCATGTCCCCACAGTGGTCCCAGATGCTCCTACCTTCcttgcagagcagggagctgtgtgccTTCTCCACCAGGATGCCACCGGGCTGTAGGAAGCAACACGTGGTCAATTCTGTGACCTccatgtccccacgtcccccAGGGCCATCCCTGCAGTGACACTTGGTGCTGTCCCACTCCCAAGATGATGTGATGGGATCTTCCCATTGCACCCCCAGGTCTGCTCAGCCCCCATCCCTCTTTCATCCCTCGTAACCTGTCTGACCTGCACCAGTAATGGCTTTATCACAGTGTCCACACGTCCCTGGGCTGGCACCACAGGCTTCTCATTGCCACAGAGCTCCTCAGAGCTTATGGCCTCGGTGCTGATGGTGATGTTCACCTCCCCTGCAATGCCAGTGCGACATCCAGTCACCACAGAGCCCGCCAGCCTCCACTGCAGCCCCATGGGCTTTGAATGGGGTTGGCTGGGTtgggatgagaggtgatggggAAAGGATAAATGGAGCAGCGAAGAGCTTTGCAGATGGCATCATGTTTGCTGACACCCTCCCTGTCCACCCCGCTGTGCCAGGTGTTCTCCAAGTGGCAGGGAGGGGATCCATGCACCCATACCCAGGTTGGTGGCCTTCACATCCCACCGGAACGTCTTGGCTTCATCCgcacagacacagctgctgTACACTGCACCTGCAACTGCTGACACCTCCAGCTCCGCCGAGTCCGCCAGTGTCACCTCGACCTGCAGACCCCAACAACGTCAGCCACCTACCAgggcacagcccccagccccctgCCCACCTCACTCACCCGTAGGCACTGCCGCAGGTAATTGAAGACGGTGGCAACCAGCGAGAAGGCTTCACCACGGATCACAGCATAGGGCAGAGCCAGGTCCACAAAGAAGGGCTTGAAGACTGTGAGGGTGGTGGCAGGGGCCAGCCCCAAGCCCACAGGTGCTGTGCAGAACATCTCAGCTTTCCATTCCGTGATGGCATCGGGCACCGTCAtccccatctctgcagagccCTCCTCCCTGCAGGACAGAGCATCCAGAGGCCGCCAAGTGTCAGCCACTGGTGGTATCTGGGCTGGTTCTCTCCACCGAGGAAGAGAAGCCATCCTGGGGGCTCTCCCCATTCCCACTCACCCCACAGGCACCAGATCCCACAACCATGTCTCTGGGAAATGAACCCGGGGAGCTGGAGGCTCTTccttgttgctgttgctgttgcttgCAGCATGTGGGACGCTAGCTAACACGGGTATTCCAACCCTGGGTATATCCATATATCTTCTGACACCAGGCCCGGCATTGCCTAGAAATAGTAGAGCACAAATGAGGTTTCCATTGGTTTCTGTCACCTCGACCAGGGCTGGACATATGCAGAAGGCAGACAAAAGCAGCTAACATCCCCTCAACCAAGAACTGAGCCAGCATGGAAGCCCTGTCAGACAGCATTTCCCATCCCACTAACAGTGGGGACACAAGCCTAGCCCCTCCTGTGTGACGTGCTTtttgaagatcatagaatcatagaatggcttaagttggaagggaccttaaagattgcAGAACTGTGGAATGACAAGTgtggttgggctggaagggaccttaaacaTCACAGAACCACGGAATCATGGcatggttggattggaagggatcttaaagatcatagaaccacgGAATCATGGcatggttgagttggaagggatctcaaaggcCAACCAGCCCCAAATCATGCACAGGCTGGCTCtcccccaccagatcaggctgcccatggccccatccagccttgaatGTCTTCCAGGCATGCTGGCAGGACGCTCACCTGGCACATCCAGCGTAAAGTACTGAGGCGTGTAATACTCTTTGCAATCATCCCTTGTCTTAGCATTGGTGAGAAGCTTCAGTGCtgcattctgtgaaaaaaaaagagattgtcCATCTCCAAAACCAGTGGGATGAATATTCCCCCCTGAGCAGTGAGCGGTCGTGGGGCACTGCTGAGCTTCCCAGGCACCCTGCACAAACCATGGTTGGCTCTTGGCGATAAGGCTCAAGGCTTTACCTCAAATAATTTGGAGGGGTTCATCTGGATGTTGTCCCAGTAAGGTGGTAAGATAAATCTCTTTGAACGGCGCACATCTGCAGTCTCCATCATAATTGTGTCGACGTGGAAGTCGTGATGGTACCAGCCACAGGGCGATGGGTCTCGGATTCTTCCAGGATAATTGAAACTGGGGAGCACTTTGTAGATCTGGGAATAAAGACATATATTAGGCACAGAACCATGCCACCATCACGCCCTACAAGGGGCTGAATGATCTACTCCATGTCACCTCCTCTTCCATCCTGCTTGATCCGTGGTGCTGTTAAAGGGGAAAAAGTCACCTTGGGACTGCCTACCTCCGCCGCAGTGAGCTCAGCCTCAGGCTTCAGGAGCAGCACACTACGATCCACGGCACGGATGGCACATAGGGAGCCTGGGGCTGCCTCCAACTCCATCTTCAGCGTTGAACCAGGCAGCGCCCGCTCCTTGGAAAAGGCCATTTTCACCTGGGGGGGGAGGGACAGGGGAAGGATAAGGATCTGTGGATGCGGGGGTCTTCTTGGAGCAGCATGGCATGGATAAAATCAAGCTGAAGGTTTGGGGGATCGGGGTGTGGGctggagaggctgtgatgctgtgacacATCTGGAGCAGGGTGAGGCAATGGGGGTGATTTCACAACTCGCCTTGTTGGGGAGGCAGCTGAGCATGTTAAGCTTGGTGCTGCCAGCCAGCATCTCGCCGTTGGGGAGCACTGCATAGCACAGCACCGTGGCTGTGGGAGCCAGCTCAGGGCTGATGGGCAGCTCCAGGGAGAAGGAGCCTTTCAATCCTGGGACAAAGAGGGAAATCAGGTCCAGGCACAGGCCTCAAAGTCCTACACAGCCCATCCATCTGCAGGACCCACCTGCACTCAAAGGCAGCTCTTTCCTGAGGATGTTGGTGATGGTCCCCTTGGCCAGGACCTGCAAAAGAGGAAGTTGGAATGGCCAAGTCAGAGCCATGCCCTGTTGGAGGTTGGATCTAAG from Lagopus muta isolate bLagMut1 chromosome 25, bLagMut1 primary, whole genome shotgun sequence carries:
- the LOC125684617 gene encoding alpha-2-macroglobulin-like protein 1 — its product is MRSPAALTWLLLLILHLTTGASDALHYVVTCPAVFYHPYSATLWVHLSNVHQPTQVTIQLQREDKAGNITLLERKVEEPQLLLNVTFPAPAPSKGKEEIAHLYVSIQGESLNTTRKSVMLRVLEPGIFVQTDKAVYKPGQQVKFRIVSLDKDFVASDKKLPLVFLKDPRGNRIAQWRDVSPRQGIVDLSLPLAAEPALGTYTIHVERKTHSFSVEEYVLPKFEVTIDLPPSVWVKDEKFQLQICGRYTYGKPVQGKVHATLCQPWSFRMYPYLLEENKDICTEVGGQTEKNGCFSTEVLMSSFNLSNYRLRKEFQVKASLVEEGTGVEMNNTKTCKILEKIFTVTFENTDDFYKRGLPYTGTMHLKRADSSAAGGQQLVLLVNNKRHSFLTDESGRASFELDTSGWTETVRLVGEVNTSADSQNGASSPTFNRAYLNLQPFFSKSQSFLHIHRLKGKLSCSQLEQLQVDYILNKEALGSELQSLDVVFLVLAKGTITNILRKELPLSAGLKGSFSLELPISPELAPTATVLCYAVLPNGEMLAGSTKLNMLSCLPNKVKMAFSKERALPGSTLKMELEAAPGSLCAIRAVDRSVLLLKPEAELTAAEIYKVLPSFNYPGRIRDPSPCGWYHHDFHVDTIMMETADVRRSKRFILPPYWDNIQMNPSKLFENAALKLLTNAKTRDDCKEYYTPQYFTLDVPGNAGPGVRRYMDIPRVGIPVLASVPHAASNSNSNKEEPPAPRVHFPETWLWDLVPVGEEGSAEMGMTVPDAITEWKAEMFCTAPVGLGLAPATTLTVFKPFFVDLALPYAVIRGEAFSLVATVFNYLRQCLRVEVTLADSAELEVSAVAGAVYSSCVCADEAKTFRWDVKATNLGEVNITISTEAISSEELCGNEKPVVPAQGRVDTVIKPLLVQPGGILVEKAHSSLLCKEASEEVSLELPANILEGSQRAHVSVMGDIMGNALQNVDRLLAMPYGCGEQNMVRFAPNIYIQQYLEKSGQMNSDIRAKAQGFLQSGYQRELLYKHSDGSYSAFGEGDESGNTWLTAFVLKSFGQARAFVAIEERHITDAQHWLQKQQKESGCFRSVGKLFNNALQGGVSDELSLSAYVTAALLELGMSPTDPTVSSALKCLEASSTDNLYTEALLAYVCGLAGREEQQQARLQSLLQRGTSTEGLLFWKRKEKALSTESPWAEAAPAEVEMTAYVLLAYLTQPQVSRADLAKASQIVRWLSKQQNPYGGFASTQDTVVALQALAKYATLTYSDNGNLAVTVTAPTGSKQDFMLEASNRLVLQQAALHDLPGLYGVKTHGQGCALVQVTLRYNMPPPPSAGTFDLSVETEPKTCTSDASTHFRLLLRARYTGNRAATNMVVIEAKLPSGYIPDKSSVVELKRQKLVKKVEVQSDQVTIYLDQLTKEEETFSFAATQDFPVRNLQPATVMLYDYYETGDRTDAAYSAPCSSEADRQAKENF
- the FTSJ3 gene encoding pre-rRNA 2'-O-ribose RNA methyltransferase FTSJ3 → MGKKSKVGKSRRDKFYHLAKETGFRSRSAFKLLQLNRKFQFLQKARALLDLCAAPGGWLQVASKFMPVSSLVIGVDLVPIKPIPNVVTLQEDITTEKCRQALRKELQTWKVDVVLNDGAPNVGASWVHDAYSQANLTLMALKLACEFLCKGGWFITKVFRSRDYQPLLWIFQQFFHKVQATKPQASRNESAEIFVVCQGYQAPDKIDSKFFDPKYAFKEVEVHAKSVSELVSKKKPKAEGYADGDTTLYHRFTLMDFLKAPNPVDFLSKANEITLGDGELENHSSTTEELRQCCKDIRVLGRKELRALLNWRTKLRRFLTKKLKEQAKELDINLSSGEEEEGREEEEETSPKAAADEVAKEEEEEVELALAEMKAKELAELKRKKKKILKEQRKQRERVELKMDLPGVSIADDGDTSMFSLQTIQRTQLLNEVARGDMASADALLEMRPGDDDICVSDADDEDDVSLASDLDPEELVEIEARQRRLERERREQGVKREKPKVEEEEDEEEEEENPLLVPLEEKSVLQERQTSLWFGKDAFAGIEDDADEDLELGQSQMLAERQRESQTGKTKKKGQKKKVPQEDAVAEPQAAADTGADTAEAEAEQSSDDSSSSDEEGPPAPVGRKRGLVEPCGFEVVPIEDPVKKARVLDAEGLALGSIIATSKKAKRDFIDDSFNRYSFNEEEGELPEWFTEEEKQHRRKQIPLDRQTVEEYRQRWRQINARPIKKVAEAKARKKRRMLKKMEQMKKKAEAVVSTVDISEREKVAQLRRIYKKAGLGKEKRQVTYLVAKKGVGPRVRRPPGVKGQFKVVDSRLKKDVRAQKRKEQKKRRK